TAGCAGCGAGCAAAGTTACTGGCGGTCAAAATAATACAACTGAGAGAGTATCTAGTGGTACTTTCTATACATACAGGGTCTTCAGCGCACGGACAGGCGTTGTACTACATTAAACAGGTCCGTTCTTCCTGCCGGGAAGCTATAGGTAGCACTGCAGCTCATCCCTCATTGGATGAATGTCTGAGCTGCGATAGCACACAGCCCATGGCCAGCAGCGGTGTGCAAAAATATTATACATcgcaatttttccaattttgcacAACCCTTCAAAGAGAACCTGCCATTGCCTATCTGCACCATAACCCAAGTTATAGCCCTCACAGGCCCGGTCCTGAGGATGTACATACAAAGGATtacagttgtggcgtgattagatgaacggtcctaaaagtggttcaccCTTGGCTATAAAAGTCACCAGCGGACctctttccgcttgtgtagagcttgcggaccactagacgcctctgtgACAAAATCAAAGAATTTGccaagtttgagaggggcgcattattgaaatgtgaaaagctggatggtcatatcagtGTAACagggagcctccacaacattgtcacacgtccatggctgcccagtcaccaggtTTATCTCCAATAGAACGTGTATGGGAATATCTGGGACacaaacttcaacagcctacaagtttgtacgatctagaggctccgttacagcaaatgtagactgaTGTGCCGCAGATACCATacggatccaagctagaggcggcccaacagggtactagagcttccatgcctgcccgtatcacatcttgtatctaagctagaggtggtacaataaggTATGAGAGCTTCCAAGTCCGTTAGTGTCACATCTAGCATCCAAGCTAaaagcggcccaacagggtattaaagcctttatcacatcataattccaagctagaggcggcccaacagggtactggagcatcCCATgtccacacgtatcacatcttaattctaagctagaggcttagtaccaacagggtactagagcctccatgcccgccttgtatccaagctggaggcggcccaacaaggtactagagcctcccttcaaagggGGCAGTTTCCTACAATAAATGAtctctttgctctgatattgtatccACTTACTTCGATcatcgttacaatcacacagaaagtggCATTGGATAACAACAACTCTTTGGCGCTCGATTCTTTTTCTTCTAACAATGAGTGCATATGCACCCAACTCCCCATTCCCGCAAGGTCACCTCTGAAAGGGCGGCATGTGGACAGCAACTCATCTCTGCAGACTATGTATGTACACATCTAGAGAGCACAACAGCAGACTGCAACGGTCTGCCTGCTGACTTTCAAAGATGACCGTACGGTAAGGGGGACCCGGGTGCATATAAAAcatacatccctggactcctcaGACCTGACCTGTGAGCACCATAAATTATGGGTGATAACAGCTTCCCTTTCAAGTGTGCATCCAACTACTACTGTTTCAATGTGAGGTTCAAAATTCTCAGTGAATTGACAATATATCTTCCTAGGCGTTGTGGATTTTCCGCTATATACAactgcaatgctacaaatcacgaTCCATTATGCGTCAGTCATGTTACTGATTGCTACAGCTGTAGCTCCAGATCCGTTATGTAGCTGTATAGAAGAACTATAAAAATTGGCACCAGTATTCCTGGAGCTTCTGAATTAAGAAAATAGAGTTCAAATAGCTAAAAACATCTATTACTACATTTATCAACACAGGATTTTGGACTTAAAAAATTAAATGATAGTTGTAGGAGTTGGGAAGTTTAAGTACCAATAGATACTCTATAAACGTGTAAGGTGCGCCCATACATCAGGTTCATGCAGCTTGTCTGTGCTCGAAAGAGAATAGCCAGAAATCCTTGTGAATAATCAGATATTTGCAAAAATTGTTCTGAGGTGAATGtgtctttttaatatatatattttttttttgaaagagcCAAAACAGGTTCATAAAACTGAGGGGGTCGTTATACTTTCCAGTAACTCGCTGATGGTCTCAGCGAAGAGTTGAGAGTTTTCGGAAAGATTTTCCTGGGAGTCCATTAAAAAGTTATGCGAGGTGGACACTGCGGCCTCCTGTTCCGACTTGGAGTCCGGCAATGGAAATTCTGCCATGGCCGCTTCCTCGCATTGTGCAGACTCAAGATTACTTGGACTACAACTAGTTGGAAGAGCTTGCTCGTCAGAGCTATCATCAAAATGTAAGCCGTCCAGGATGCCCGTGGCAGCGTCCAAATGTCCATTGCTTGAAAATAAGTCATAGTCTTTGGATGAAGGACCTGCAGGTTCTTCACTAGCTGGCTCTGTGATGTCCGCTGTGGCAGAGGTAGATGGTAAGAGGCTGGTTGCCGATAGCGCAGAGTCCTGATCGCTACTTTTAGCAGGCGTAGCAGCATTTTTGTCACTGGAAGGGGTCTCCTCTGCAGTTGGCGCATCGCTGTCGCTGTTGATGGTAATAATAATGGGAGAGTCAGCCGAGGAGTTGGTAGGATGTTCATGTCTACGCTTCTTCTtgtgcttcttcttcttcttcttcttgttgCACTTTGAGCCTTCTGTAGCTTTCCCTTCATATACAATTTCCACGCTAGGGCTTCGCGTTTTCTTCCTCCGCTTTGGCTCATTTGAAGATGTTTCGGTCAGATCATCCTTGTAGCTTCTTGGATTCCCTTGCATAGCCTCCAATTCccgttttttttcctcttgccTTTCCAAATGGCGGGTTTTGTACTTCCTCTTTCCACCGGGTTTATCGACTTGAAAGTTTAACCCAGATGCATTTGTTCGGCTACGTGAACGGCTCCTTGAGCGATTTCGGACGTGGTGATGCTGTTTTGCAGATGCCATGCCCTTTTTCCTTCTCAAATCTCTTCGCGCAGAGTAAGACTGCACACGGTACTCCGGACTGGAAGAAGGTCTTGAATAATGACCCTTACCACGCGCGTGTTTCCTAAATGACTGCTCGTAGCCATCTCGGACTCTGTTTCTGCTGTAGTAAGTGTACTCCCATTGATAAGTGCTCCGGTAGTTGTCTGCAGTATAGTCGTTGTCACTATCACGGCTCCGCGATCGTCCTCTGCTAAGGTTTCTACTTGTAGAGCGAGAACCACCTCTCTCTCTTGAGCTTTCACTAGTCAATGACACAGTCCGACTTCGCCATGATGAACTCCTGTCTCTAGACCTCGATCTCCTTTTTTCTCTCCAGGTTCTGTGTCGGCTCTTATCTGGAGACTTTTTACTTCTTGGGCTGTTTTTGCGGTGCTTTCTACTGCGACTTTCATAAGCCTTATTGCGAGAGGACCGGGAATAACAGTCTGAGCTTTGAGATCGTGTCCTACGTCTTGAAGATTCATTGTTGTGTGAACGCCTTTTATCTTTTCGAGACTCAACGACATGCTTCGAAGAGGCTTCATTTGGCTTGGgttccttttttttggaaagggATTTTTCATCTGATGTGTTCTGCTTACGGCTAAATTTCCACGTATCTTTCTCACTTGAGTGTGATGACAAAGGAGAGGAGGATCTACTGGACCCACTACTATCGATTAAGGTGAACGGCTTGTCTTGGGGCTTTTTAGTCTGCTCAATCTTGACTTCGCAAAGGGACCCTTCTGAATCAGAAGACAGTTCTACAAGTTCTGGGGTTCTTTCTGCCAGAGGTTTAACAAAGCCAACTATGACACAGTCATCTACGCAAACAGTCCGGCCCTGTCGATCTTCAGCGGCACTTTTGGCATCGTTGCCAGTTTGAATACTACTTGTTGGCTGCTCATCGGAGATATTTGTTGTCCAAGATACTGTCTGATCTACAGAGGTATAAGAAGGTCCGGGCGTCTCGTCATCCCATGGAGTTTGTCCAACATCAAGAGAAGATGAAGGCACATCTGGCTCCCTAGTACTTACTTCATCTGGTGATATTGTAATAACCGAGGACTCCGACTGGCTTCCTTCTTCATATGAAGGAGCAGGACAGTCATAATTAGCATGATGATCGTATGCTTCGATATTGTAAGGACAACGTGCAAAgctgatgaattcatgaatgaaatGATCAGTACGGTGAAGAAAGAAAGGCTGCAAGTCCTCTACAAAAGCCTGACTTTCCATGTCATACAAGGTCACGTTCCTCATAATGATGTGTTGTACAATGTTCACCAGAGAGCCGTGGGAGCCGAACAATACAGTCAACTCCCGTTTCAACCATGGAACCAACCGATGAAGGCATGCAGGATTTCTGCAGAAAAATTCTGCCGATATATCACGGTAACGACCTCCATCTTGGATATTCCGGACCCGCAATCCGGCACGATAAAGTGCTCTCCTGAAGTTTATGAGCTCCTGCTCTTGAATCTGCCTCATAGTCCGGCCTTCGGTACTGGCCTGTCGTCTACTGGCCAGCCTTCGCATCATCTGATGAATGTCACTACCCCTCTGTTGTGAGGACACGTTAGAAATCCCCTCAAAAAGAACGCCATTGTCCGGAGGGGAAAAAGTTCTCCGAGAAGAGGATCTTAATGTACGCAGGGATAAATAATTATCCCTTGTCATAGTGGTACGATAACGAAACCTATGGCCGTCGGGACTGCCGAATGAGCCATTTAACGTGGGTCTCAAGACATACTCTTTAAAGTCATCTTCTGCACGGACGCTATGAAAAATAGAATTGAATGGCTGCTTGCACAGGGGACACTCCGCTTTGTTCTTTGCCCATTCCTGGATGCATCGAAAGCAGAACCGGTGCAGGCATCGGTCAAGGTGGGAAACGTTATCGAACCGATCCAAGCATATGGGGCACTTCGAGTCCGGAGAGGCATCACTTGGAGCTCCTTGGCTTTGCAGTTTACTTGTACTAGCCTTTGGCGTAATTCCGCTATCCACTGCAAAGTCAT
This region of Eleutherodactylus coqui strain aEleCoq1 chromosome 5, aEleCoq1.hap1, whole genome shotgun sequence genomic DNA includes:
- the TOPORS gene encoding E3 ubiquitin-protein ligase Topors produces the protein MYLRSSSMREKRSRRRRAGRKEETASRVLSSTTDDFAVDSGITPKASTSKLQSQGAPSDASPDSKCPICLDRFDNVSHLDRCLHRFCFRCIQEWAKNKAECPLCKQPFNSIFHSVRAEDDFKEYVLRPTLNGSFGSPDGHRFRYRTTMTRDNYLSLRTLRSSSRRTFSPPDNGVLFEGISNVSSQQRGSDIHQMMRRLASRRQASTEGRTMRQIQEQELINFRRALYRAGLRVRNIQDGGRYRDISAEFFCRNPACLHRLVPWLKRELTVLFGSHGSLVNIVQHIIMRNVTLYDMESQAFVEDLQPFFLHRTDHFIHEFISFARCPYNIEAYDHHANYDCPAPSYEEGSQSESSVITISPDEVSTREPDVPSSSLDVGQTPWDDETPGPSYTSVDQTVSWTTNISDEQPTSSIQTGNDAKSAAEDRQGRTVCVDDCVIVGFVKPLAERTPELVELSSDSEGSLCEVKIEQTKKPQDKPFTLIDSSGSSRSSSPLSSHSSEKDTWKFSRKQNTSDEKSLSKKKEPKPNEASSKHVVESRKDKRRSHNNESSRRRTRSQSSDCYSRSSRNKAYESRSRKHRKNSPRSKKSPDKSRHRTWREKRRSRSRDRSSSWRSRTVSLTSESSRERGGSRSTSRNLSRGRSRSRDSDNDYTADNYRSTYQWEYTYYSRNRVRDGYEQSFRKHARGKGHYSRPSSSPEYRVQSYSARRDLRRKKGMASAKQHHHVRNRSRSRSRSRTNASGLNFQVDKPGGKRKYKTRHLERQEEKKRELEAMQGNPRSYKDDLTETSSNEPKRRKKTRSPSVEIVYEGKATEGSKCNKKKKKKKHKKKRRHEHPTNSSADSPIIITINSDSDAPTAEETPSSDKNAATPAKSSDQDSALSATSLLPSTSATADITEPASEEPAGPSSKDYDLFSSNGHLDAATGILDGLHFDDSSDEQALPTSCSPSNLESAQCEEAAMAEFPLPDSKSEQEAAVSTSHNFLMDSQENLSENSQLFAETISELLESITTPSVL